TTTTTATGAAGTTCTCTGCTCTTTATGACAGCATGTTAAATGTATATTCTGGCTCAGTAAATCTGCTCTATAATGCTATTTGGTCATAGGTATGAACAAAAATATCCACACTAGTTATGTAATAAATCATTTTATAAACAAATGCTTCTTCCAACACCTCAGTTTACAACCACTGTTTTATGTTCTATTTGACATATACCACAGTCAAACAAACAAGGCATTGCTTTAATTATTCCAGACCTCCCAGAAATCAGTTAAGgcagttaaaataaattaatggcTGAGTAGATGTCAGTTCTCAGCTGTCTGCTGCAGGCTGTTGTTGATGGCTGATAAGGTCTGACTGGCTCCCTGTAGCTCCATACTGAGCTGACTACTCCTCTCCAGTACCTCAGACAGCTCCTGCAGATTGGCCTCCATCCCACGGCCATGCTCCTCATAGCTGCTGAACATCTGCTCCTTCACCTGCTGGCACACCTCACTCACCTGGGGAGGAACCCTCACGCGCACTAGTCACAGTCACTCTCCTTCACATTTACATTAGGCTAGACTCGTAATCTCAATGCATTCTTTTTAACTACAAAAAAATGTGACCATGTGCTTTTCACTCAACAGTAGGACAGTGATACCTTATTCATTAACTTGTTCTCGAAGGTGGTCATGATTTCCTGGTCCATGGCTCGGCTCTGGTTGATTCGCTCTATCAGATCCTGGGCCTTCTTCCCTATCTCCTCTATCGTTGAACTGAGAACAGTCGTACTCTCCTCACCTGGGAGCTCGCTGGAAGTACTGTTGTGTACGTCACGTCTATTGGAGATGTTTGAAATG
Above is a window of Salmo salar chromosome ssa03, Ssal_v3.1, whole genome shotgun sequence DNA encoding:
- the LOC106601352 gene encoding synaptonemal complex central element protein 2, which codes for MSQLFFGKPAPTFQSCHHHPSSPTDPEQGHGPDQDIPDETFSFVTLDESHGQQSEDSGIDISNISNRRDVHNSTSSELPGEESTTVLSSTIEEIGKKAQDLIERINQSRAMDQEIMTTFENKLMNKVSEVCQQVKEQMFSSYEEHGRGMEANLQELSEVLERSSQLSMELQGASQTLSAINNSLQQTAEN